A stretch of the Candidatus Aminicenantes bacterium genome encodes the following:
- a CDS encoding ParA family protein: MIITVTNQKGGVGKTTTAVNCAAALALAGKRVLLVDTDPQGHSTISCVREPEALAQSLYDVLSQNKVSIENVIAKSTVPGLDVAISRISMAKLETALIGEIDGHYRLRDALAPIRPQYDYMLIDTPPTLGLITLNALVAASHLLIPIQSSYLCLEGTDDLLETIEKVRRIANPQLEILGVLITLHDTRTNLARDVVERIQAVFGEKVFKSHISKSVKIEECPAYKESIFTYAASSVGALQYRQVAEEIIERTKS; the protein is encoded by the coding sequence GTGATCATCACCGTCACCAATCAGAAGGGCGGCGTCGGGAAGACAACAACAGCCGTAAACTGCGCCGCTGCGCTGGCCCTAGCCGGGAAGAGGGTCCTGCTAGTGGACACGGACCCGCAAGGCCACAGCACGATCTCTTGCGTTCGCGAACCGGAAGCTTTGGCTCAATCGCTGTATGATGTCCTCAGCCAGAACAAAGTATCGATCGAAAATGTCATCGCCAAGTCGACGGTGCCGGGCTTGGACGTCGCCATCTCGCGCATCTCTATGGCGAAGCTCGAGACGGCGTTGATCGGAGAGATCGACGGGCATTACCGACTGCGCGATGCTCTGGCCCCCATCCGTCCTCAATATGACTACATGCTGATCGATACGCCGCCGACTCTGGGGCTGATCACCCTCAATGCCCTGGTTGCCGCATCGCATCTTCTGATTCCGATCCAGAGCTCATACCTCTGCCTGGAGGGGACCGACGATCTTTTGGAAACGATCGAAAAAGTCCGCCGGATCGCGAATCCTCAGCTCGAAATCCTGGGTGTCCTGATCACTTTGCATGACACAAGGACCAATCTGGCTCGCGATGTCGTCGAGAGAATCCAGGCCGTCTTTGGAGAGAAGGTCTTCAAGTCGCATATTTCGAAAAGCGTCAAAATCGAGGAATGCCCGGCTTATAAGGAATCGATATTCACTTATGCCGCCTCGTCGGTCGGCGCCCTGCAATACCGTCAAGTCGCGGAGGAGATCATTGAGCGGACAAAATCCTAA
- a CDS encoding ParB/RepB/Spo0J family partition protein, whose translation MSGQNPKRSGLPTAIGMRHDTHFVDFISKKNAAPLIRMLPLAKIAPNPHQARSSLGNIQELMVSIKAKGVLEPIIVRPKGDVYEIIAGERRYVASKNVGMTEIPAIEMIVSDSEAMEISLIENLQRKDLDLFEEADGLKALMEIYDYSHAQISEKIGKARSTITEIINISKIPADIRAACAESGSEKNRSLLIELSKLKDADEMKALLKEVQDRGLKREDTRDLTKEMKGKDGAAKPKHYVFNYKPKEDRSYQIKIEFKKETVSRAEIIRALEDLLQKLKSAR comes from the coding sequence TTGAGCGGACAAAATCCTAAGCGCTCGGGCCTGCCCACCGCGATCGGGATGCGGCACGACACCCATTTCGTAGACTTTATCTCAAAAAAGAATGCGGCGCCCCTGATCCGCATGCTTCCCCTGGCCAAAATAGCGCCTAACCCGCACCAGGCCAGATCCTCGCTGGGCAACATTCAAGAGCTGATGGTCTCGATCAAGGCCAAGGGAGTCCTGGAGCCGATCATCGTCCGTCCGAAAGGGGATGTCTACGAGATCATTGCCGGCGAGCGCCGATACGTTGCCTCCAAGAACGTCGGGATGACAGAGATACCGGCCATCGAGATGATCGTCTCGGACAGCGAAGCGATGGAGATCTCGCTGATCGAAAACCTGCAGCGCAAAGATCTGGATCTCTTCGAGGAAGCCGATGGACTAAAGGCCTTGATGGAGATCTACGACTACAGCCACGCCCAGATCTCGGAAAAGATCGGAAAGGCCCGCTCCACTATCACCGAGATCATCAATATCAGCAAGATTCCGGCGGACATCAGGGCCGCCTGTGCCGAGTCAGGCAGCGAAAAGAACCGCAGCCTCCTGATCGAGCTGTCCAAACTGAAGGACGCGGACGAGATGAAAGCCCTGCTCAAGGAAGTCCAAGACAGGGGCTTGAAGCGCGAAGATACCAGGGATCTGACGAAGGAAATGAAGGGCAAGGATGGCGCCGCTAAGCCCAAGCATTATGTCTTCAATTACAAACCCAAGGAAGATCGCTCTTACCAGATTAAGATCGAATTCAAAAAAGAAACGGTCAGCCGCGCCGAGATCATCAGGGCCCTGGAAGACTTGTTGCAAAAGCTTAAATCCGCTCGGTAA
- a CDS encoding CDGSH iron-sulfur domain-containing protein, with protein sequence MEKAFGNRSIRILENGPILVKGSLPLAEETMILGADGEPAGWARGEDIKTSETFSLCRCGKTGHAPFCDGTHIKEEFNGTETAPLAIKPEVAEVTKGPALSLADVPCLCAIARFCHRQGDAWTLTEESGDPEKKRVAVESAANCPSGRITAINNETGRTLEPDLAPSIGLIRDTYHHGLGPIWVKGGVPIESASGEGYEARNRVTLCRCGLSENKPLCDGTHLKCRFGKEPDKP encoded by the coding sequence ATGGAAAAAGCTTTTGGAAATCGGAGCATCAGGATTCTGGAAAACGGCCCCATCCTCGTCAAGGGATCTCTGCCGCTGGCCGAGGAGACGATGATCCTGGGAGCGGACGGCGAGCCCGCGGGCTGGGCCAGGGGCGAGGATATCAAGACCTCGGAAACGTTTTCTTTGTGCCGCTGCGGGAAGACCGGCCATGCGCCTTTTTGCGATGGGACGCATATCAAAGAGGAGTTCAATGGAACCGAGACGGCGCCCTTAGCCATCAAGCCCGAGGTCGCCGAAGTCACCAAAGGGCCCGCCCTGAGCCTGGCCGACGTGCCTTGCTTGTGCGCCATCGCCAGATTCTGCCACCGGCAGGGCGACGCCTGGACGCTGACCGAGGAATCGGGCGATCCGGAAAAGAAGCGAGTCGCCGTCGAGTCGGCCGCGAACTGCCCATCGGGACGAATCACGGCCATCAACAACGAAACCGGCCGAACTCTGGAGCCGGATCTGGCGCCGTCCATCGGGCTGATCCGGGATACTTACCATCATGGGCTGGGTCCGATATGGGTCAAGGGGGGCGTGCCAATTGAAAGCGCGAGCGGGGAAGGATACGAAGCGCGCAATCGGGTGACCCTATGCCGATGCGGGCTATCCGAGAACAAGCCGCTCTGCGATGGCACGCACCTTAAATGCCGGTTCGGCAAGGAACCCGATAAGCCCTAG